TTAAttagctcctcctcctctccatgAACACAGAAGCCAAATCCTCAGGCACATCAAAGAACTCAACCCCCTCCAATCTACACCTCAAAGGAGGCCTTGCCTTCTTAGGAGCAGGTGGGCAAAGCAACACCTCCTGCTCCTGCTGCTGCAATACTTTAGCACCCTTCTTTGGTGTCAACTGCAGAAGaagatcctcctcctcctcctcctcctcctcttttgcTTCATGCTGTGGTGCAGTAGTGAGGGGCTTCAGAGGCTTCAATATCGGCGCTTTCAGCGGAATTCCGGCAATGACCCACATGGCTTTCTCTCCATTAGCTTCACTTTGATGCTGCTTCTTTTGGAAGCCCATGtagaaagaaggagaaagatgCAAGAGGAGAAAGGAGTGTGTTGtggaggtggagagagagaaaaagaagagtagtgtgtgtgtgtgtgtgtgtgtgtgtgtgtgtgtgtgaggaaatgagagagaaaggagaggggGTGTGAAGCTCTTTTTATTAAGGGTATCTTCTTTTAAGAAGAAAGGGGTGGGAgggaaaaaagaggaaaagggaGGGGGGTGAGTGAAAAAGAGAGTGGCAAAAGTGGAGGGAATTTAAGTGAAGAGGTGAGGGGACTTGTGACTTGTGTGAGAGCTCAAACAAAAGGAGCCACATCCTAAAAAGTATAGAGtagatgagagagagtgagagagagagagagagagagagagggagagagagagagaaaggtgttTACACATTGTggtttctaaaatttaattataataattttaaaataatatgctATGATTGATGATCCTACAATTATTAAGATATAGGCACTATAACTATATCAGCGATACACCAGCATTcagtcaaataaattatatataataatttaaaaaatttgagtcaaaaattatattaaattaaaattatgattcaatattagtaatttatattcatattttaaaatatttagatctGAATTTTCAGAGACCAAAGTGTATAATAAGCACAAACTATACGAGTatggtgcatgcaataatttctcaatGGGGGGTTAATTTGGAAGGTGGATACACCATTTTGCTTCTACAATAGCTTTacaattttatacaatttttataattatttatctttccTAGAGAAGAAGCTTTTCACCCTATAAATGAGTAGCACTGCAAATTAATTACCAAAAGTTCAGAACTTTTGATGATGTAGTGTTAAGCTAaacaaattctaattttttttttaaaaaaaaactaataaagcTCTACATGTATGTACTTTAAACCAAGCATAAAGTGTAAAGAgtattttagccaaaaaaaaaaaaaaaaaggaaaaaaaagg
This DNA window, taken from Ananas comosus cultivar F153 linkage group 5, ASM154086v1, whole genome shotgun sequence, encodes the following:
- the LOC109710667 gene encoding cyclin-dependent protein kinase inhibitor SMR6, which translates into the protein MGFQKKQHQSEANGEKAMWVIAGIPLKAPILKPLKPLTTAPQHEAKEEEEEEEEDLLLQLTPKKGAKVLQQQEQEVLLCPPAPKKARPPLRCRLEGVEFFDVPEDLASVFMERRRS